TATGAATCTCTGTTTCTATGAATAGTTTCAATGATTTTACTTTGTTCTTAATGCTTGTTTTGCCTTGATCGCCTAAGACATAAAAAtcgatttgatttttttttataggcaataagaattatattgaatagaagtacaagggatACTTCAAGCCAATACAAATAGAAAGAAGAATAAGGAGGGAGAAACTTGGTTTTAGTGAGAACTAGCTAATTGAATATGATCTAGGTAAATATCATCTAATGAATCTAAGATTTGGAGATATGATTGGATCATTAGTCAAACTAACATTTATGCTTAATGCTTAATGCTTCTTGCTTTGTTAATCAATCAAGAGATTGAGAGTTAATTTAGTAAGACGATAATCTTCGCACAGGAAAACCGTGTAGTAAGATAAGATATGGTGTGATAAAACCAATCATAGGACAAGATTTATGTATGAAGTATTAGAGTGCGTAAAGTCAATCGGTGAATTCCAATTTCAACAATTGTCTCCTCTTGATTTCAAACCTCCTTTATATCGTATTGTTAACTTACATGTTCTTTTGGTAACCGAAACAATCAATCATTTTGAAACTCTCATTGCTTACGTGATTTAGCTAAAGAACGACTTTGTGTTTCCAATTATCTGTGGATACGATATAACCCTTtgttatactacaattgaatcttgaaagggattcAAGAGTACGTGTGGTAAAAACCTTTCAACAGTCTAGGCTTTTTAAAATGCTTGATTAACTAAAAAATCCAAGCCCAGACAATCAAAAAAACCTATTTGGCTTGATAAGCCGACTTGTTTatgtaatattatttttatcaatGCATATACATGTTTTATTATTTGATAAggaaatgcaatgatatatTAAAAAACATATTAGTCCGCTGGTCTACTTGCCCATGACCTATTAGTCTACCGGCCTATTGGTCTTCATTATTTGAAATTGTTTGTTAAATAGGCTTTAAAGTAGGCTTGTAGGCCAGACCAGACCTTATAACAGGTCAAGACATGTCTTAAAATTCGGCTTGTTGAAAGGTTGCATGTCAGGCTTGGgtcgcaaaaaaaaaaaaatgcatgctAGGCTTGGTTTGACTTATTTACACCCGTACTCCCAAGCATGCAATTTACATTATCTTCTACAAATTTTATTCTATtgttttttttacttaaaattttatactttatatatttgaattaaataatttttagggCATATCTAGGAATTGAATTTATTAACCAAACACTTTTTTAAAAGATGCCCTAGAATAACATTCCCATCATGATATTTATAAGAATAAAATTTTTGAGTATCATTTTCTAATTTTCTAAAACTTATAACAAACGCACTTAGAGATTATAAAGATATTCAAATCAATCAATTAAATTAAGTAAGAAAATTATTCTCTCATTATCTTTatctttgaaattaaaaaatatctttatacatatatttttttcgGATTAGTTGAGACATTAGAGTACATTATTCCGTTTTAAATCACCTTTATGATTATGTTGtagttttctttttgaaatcatcttttttttttaaaatatgataaTTAGACTACTGGATAAGTTGCCAATAATATGCTGGAGAGGTCGGTAGATGTTAACTCCTAAATAAAAGCGTAAAGATCTCAAAGATAGTTACCCATTATTTGGTTACAATAAAAGgtgaatcaattttttttattcttatatgAAAACAAaggtaaatcatttttttcttttaatatgaaattaagatataaatatataaagatTTCTCCTTTAATATGTATATTTGTTTAGATTTTatcctttaaaaaaatatctttttcaaaaaaagaagattGAAGAAAGACCCGTGGTTTGGCACTATATATAAATGAATTGAATACGCTGAAGAAAAACTGAGTCGAGGGTAAGGTCGTATCGTGTTGCGTGCTATTGCTTTCTTTGTCGTTTCTGTATTCAGGACCGAACCCTAGCTCTACATCGCAACCATGTCTTCCAAGCAAGGTACCGTGATTCTTCCAAATCTCCTGATTTCTAAGATCCATTGATTCCCCTTAAACTTGTTGTTTTTTGTTTCCCCAATTTTATGTTCAGATctgttaattaggattagggaTGTTGATTTTGCGAACTTATCTAATTGATTTTTGTCTCGTCGTTTTGGACTTGTTTAGGTGGAAAAGCTAAGCCTTTGAAGAAACCCAAGTCCGATAAGAAGGATTACGATGAGGTATGTCGTTCAAACTTCAAATCCCTTTTCGAATTatgctttttttcttctttagattattatatttaatttaatttgttacataaaagaagaaagaatataATTTTCAAGGTTGATTGATGCGTTTTGGTTTGAGAATTACTAGTAAGTTTAGGGAAGAGGGAATAAAGGGAACTGGGGTCTTGGATTGGTTGGGTTATTGGGTGTCTTAGATTATAACAGGTTTAGTACAAatccattctttttttttaataaattggTGAATCATAAATTTATTTGGATTAGTCTAAAATAATAGCCATATTGTCATAGAATTCAATGTTTATGGCAACAGTAGTCTTCTCTTTATCCTCTGTATCCATTTGTtttattgtttgtttgtttgttgcatcaTTCAGAAGTTAACAGAGTTCAGCAACTGGTTTGCTCTATGAGTTACATCTTTTTGTTGAATTAGGAAGTAAATGGAGACCTAACTTATGTTTCTTCTTGCATTTTCTTTCAGTTTGACATCACATCATTCAACTGTTTTGTTTATATGCCCGCTTATAATAATTAACACCCAATTAAATAGGTCTATATTGGAAACGGTAAGGGGTGGAGTATGGAAAAGTTTGTGAAATGCTGTGTGTGATTTTGAGTGGCAAGTGGTTGATTTTGGGGGGTTGGGGAATTGGCTTACTGAAAAACGGGTTGTTAACAGAGGGGAGTGGTAAACACGAACCTGGACCAGTCTTATTTGTTCTGCTATATCACTTTTATGTTTTATACTTTTTGTTTAGTTTTATGTATTGTTTGCTGTGGAGTTATATTGCAACACGATTGATTGGTGTGTGAGCGTATGTGTATTTATagggttttaacttttaactcATTTGTGTCGGTATTTTGTAGGTTGACATGGCTAACattcagaagaaaaaagaagaggaGAAGGTGAGATATAATTTAGCATATAGTACATTGAGTTGATCTGTTAGACTAAAGATCCTATTTACATCTAACCCTATCTCATGTGCTGAACAGGCTCTAAAAGAGTTGAAAGCCAAGGCATCACAGAAGGGAAGCTTTGGAGGTTCTGGCCTCAAGAAAAGTGGAAAGAAATAAGGGCTCTATATCATGACTGTATACATCTATTATTGAGCTCTGTAATTACTATGAGTACTTTGTCTACTTAATTGCTGGTTCTAGTAGTTAACCTGAGTCATGTCATGAGATTAGTGCAATAAGTTACATGTTTGTAGCTTTATTGTGTGTTGACTTTGGGGTTCTGATAATAACATCTCTTTAGTGTTGGCTTGTTGCTTTTGCATATACTTGTTCAACTAATGCTTGCCTTGCAAATTTCAATTATCTAATTTGATTATGCTTCCACCTCGTGGCAACAACTTAACATTGTCCGTGATTGAGACAAGATCCCCTGTCAACTCCATTTATTTTGATTTAGCTATTGCTTTGTGTTTTTAATGTGTGCCATTGCTTCAGTCTTTTGCCTTGCTGATGAACCTCTTAGCATGTTTAGATACACGGTTGAAAACCAAGTCAAAATCAGAGAGTATAGAAGCAACCCTCTTAGCCTTTTGGGTTGTCCACTGTGATTCTGACTTGTGTGTTTGTGTATCCAAATATGTACCATGTAATCAATGCTAACAGCAGAACTTGAGTTGAGTTGGTGACCAACAAAGGGGATATGCGTCATGTGAGATTAACACATGAGGGGATCCAAATCTGATGCGGTATTTAGTGCTTAACGGTCCTTCTATTTATAATATGTGTATTGATACACAAATGATCTTACCTGCTATATTATATTCGTCTTTTCACCAGGTTATTCCGATATTGCAATTTTGAAATAAGTATACTATGTCATCCCTAACCTATTCACTAGTTATGCTGCCCATAATTGTTGTCAAAATCACAACCATCCTAttactagtaagtacatagccTCACTTCCACTGAGGCACTATCTTTTAATTCCTTGACACTCCTATATATAGGCTACCTTAATGCTGACTCTCTCCATCACGATCACAGTCTAGTAGAAATTTCAACCTCCTAATACCCAATTCACCACATTATGTTTTGAAATTGGTATCCCTTTGTTTGCCTTTTCCTTGATACATTTGTGGCCATGATAAAATTCCATAGCCAGACCACTCGTCAAGGATGACCAAGCAAACGTTGACAGTGAAGGTTAGATAGACCATGTCTTCTCACCTCTCCAACCAAACATACACAATTTAGAAATCTACTTATAGTCTTATCAGAGATTCtgatttctcaaaatctctccGTGTATAATGTGTTTACCCCTCTCTTGTTCCCAATCTCATAACGTGCATCTCACTCGTTCCTCCAAATTTCAATCTTCATTATTTTGATTTTGGTCTTGCCTCACCTATCTCTTTAATTTCCACTTCGGCATTCTCCTGATCAACCACGTCTCGGAACTTTGCTTCTCTCTCATTCTTTCTGTTGAGTATATTCgtcttaaatttaattatactCTTCCCATTCTCGTTGGCTGCAATTACATGTAAACTACAGttgcaagaaaaaaaaagtgtacaGTACTAAGTGACCATTCAATTTCCCAtttgcatcaacacacatccTAACGCAACAAAGAAGAAGTAAGATTTTAACATATTGACTTCAACATTGATTGAAGCAAGCGACACTTGAATCCAGACCAACCAGTATAATAGTTTTTGCCAAATATACAATATAACCGTGGCAGATTCAGCTCGAGACTGGCAGAGTGTCTAGCACTGAGATGACCACTTCAGTTGGCACAAGAATGGGAAATTGAGCAGTTGGAGGTGGAGACAAAAGCCTTGCAACTGGTATAGGCTTTGAAAGAAGACAACAGATATCCAGATATTTTGCACATAATTCTGGATTATAAAGCTATTATACAAAGTCCTTAATTTCTCTTTTACAAGTATGAAAAACAAAGTTGAAAGTCATTCACTGGCAGTTGGAGGTGGACACAGATGCCTTGCAACTGGTACAGGCCTTGGAAGAAAGACAACAGATATCCAGATATTTTGCCCATAATTCTGGAGTGTAAAGCTATTGTATAAAGCTTCTCTAaatttaatttcacttttaCAAGTAGGAAAAACAGTTTGAAAGTTATTCACTGGCAGCTAAGTCCACCTTCATGGAAATGGTGTGGTGGGGGAACAATGCTGTGTCTGATAGTGCAGACCCCCTTTTGTAATTGTTGATTCTGGTTAGTGAAATTGTTCCATATTtgatctcaaaaaaaaaaagcaaagacCTATTTAGAGTTCTTGCTAAATATACAATGAACTTAAAGATAATGGTTGCACCATCGCAGTACCCCTTCAAGTGCATACAGttttaatcaaaatcaaattaatttaacCACTTATTACCATATAATTAACTACAAACTAACTTGCCATTTAACCAACTAATTAACCCACCAAGAAAACAATATAATTTACCGTTACCCTCTCAAGGTAGGTTCATCTCTTTGTCAATTCACCAAGAATAATCCAATCAACAACTAATATAAGGGCATACAGTGCCAGTGGTGGCTACAAAAACTTGAAGAAAGCTCAAACTTTCTGATGCAATAGCATGCTGCTCTTGTAGTACCCTAACATTAAGTATAGCAAGTAGCAGTTTCACAACATATCAAAATAGCTGGAGAAACCAAGAACATTTATTTACTAAACTATTGTTCTGGCTTATCTGACTCCTCCTTATCAggatcttcctcttcttcctcctctttcttttcttcctcctcttcatcctcttccGGAGGATCCGCTATTGGAGGTGGCAAAGGTGTCTTCATTGGACTAAATTGAGGGAATATATCTGGTCTTCGTCCTGGCTTAGGCCTTTCCCACTCCTGTCAGTATATGCATTCAAGAATCTATCAGCTTGAGTAGAAAAGAGTTCACAATCTCACAAATAGCAACATTACCCAAACCCGAATTTGAACATTACTATCAGAGCCACCAGTTTATGCCCAAAGTTAAACTAAAGTTCCAGAAAGATTAGTCCAACTAACTGTCGCCTATCAAAGATAAACCCCCCTAACACCAACAGATAGAATTGAAAATCCAAGAGGTGAGGGAAGGGAAATGCTAGTTTTCTGTGAAACACCATTCATTATTTGCTTCAACAATGCATAAGGATACTGTACTGTGGAACTTATCAAAGTAGCCTTAACTCAACAAAAACCCCACACAATGTTTAAATTACAGGTCCTCGAGGGTTAGCTCAAAcagtaagagctaggggacctAAGGGTGGGGGAATGAAGGGTAAAGTGGTCAGGGGTTCAAACCCCGGTGAACGAacaaatttactaacattactaacaactaacatttgtacCGAACATACAAGTTTATCATACTTTCCAAATAAACTAATAGGATAATGACAATATTCAAGAAACAAGAATTGCATCTAATGAAGGCAATTGTGATTTTACTTAGAACTCAGAAGCTAGCAAATGCATTAAACAAGAGTGAATAAGTGATTTCATCCTTCAACCATGCTTACATACATAGCATAGAGCATCTATTGAAACAAAACCCATGTCCAATTTCAAAGCTTAATATCAGTCATCACTAATTAACAATTTCAATAACAAAAATCTTCAGCAACCCTATCCCTATTCCACTGAACCACCAAACCCATAAACTAATTCAGAAAATTAAATCCATTAATTGAGGGGGAAAGAGATAAGGGGCAGCAGCTTACGATTGGAAAATCGAGAGGGGAACGGCGAGTCATCTTCTCCTCCTCGGGAGCCATACGAACGGCGTGCCTCGGGAAGCGTGGTAGGGGGCGGAGAGAGACGAGGAAGGGAGAAGAAGGAGCAGGTTTAGGTTTAGGGGAAGGAGAAGGAAACAGAGAAGGGGTGAGAGTGTGGTTGAGGCTCAACAAAGCCATGGCCATAGCTGCGGCTGCGGAACACCCAATCCTAATCCCttccctttcttctgcttccagttttatttatttcgatAATAATTTAAGTCGGTTTTGTGCCTCGCTAGCTCCTCCATTTTCGATAAAAACTTATTTATACGGTTAATGcctagaaattaatctctaaaaAAATTTCTCtaatttatgtgtttatttatgagataatttgaaaaaaatatattaaatttgtttgaaaAAATGTTAGTCAGTATATcatgaaaataagttcaaatcCCCAATGGTAAGTTTAAGTGGTAGTAAAAGCTAGggaacataagggttgggtgagatGAGGGTGAATGGTCCAAGGTTCGAACTCTGAgaagagactaatttactaataattaagatttttttataaaaaataaaaataagctcaaaacaatatatgcacatatatatacatatatataatataatataaactaattacataaaatattttcctcttgtaacaaaaaaaaatttatttacgTCAAATTTCTTCAATATTTGCATAAACATTCATGCTATATAATAATAgcttttctccatttttttactAACATATGTGAAAACATATAATATAATTTACTTATATATGTCCCTCtaagtaattcattttccctccaaaacaaaaaaaaaataaaaatcattcaaCATTTTTTGTTTCAACATGAACATCTTTAATTTCATCCATTATTAAAAATTCCTTATCCTGTTTAATTCAGCTGATTGTGTATTTCAAAATATTAGATTTAAAAATTTCAAGAATAATCAATCGTTATTGTacaatttcttattttcaatttttagtataaaatttacttgaaattatttttttcaaatattaaaaaaattatcacaaatttgaaaatatgatacataaaaataattgaaatccttcttatattaattattaatataatgACAAACCACTTAATCTATTCaatgatgttttttttaatcgaagaattcaaatttaattaagcattcgaaattttttaaaaaatgatgaaGTTATAGATTTTTGACGGAAAAATGCCAATattcatattttattataaaacttccaaattattatataaaattaatcaCTTAAATGAAATTGCAAATATCTTGATTTTTATTAATGATACAAATTTAAATGGTGCCTaattaattttatgtaaatatagAAATGTTCTATATTTGCATTTTATAGTTAattcatttctcttttctctaccaTAAAATTATTCAGTAATTAATTATTCATAATATCTCCAAATTCTAATCTtccaaattataatttattatgtTAATAATTTATTGAGTCAACAATATAGACTAATGATTATCAAACATGTAGAAAATTATGGTAAGAACCAATATGTGAAAAACATGTGACATTTAAGTTACACTATGACCCACCTTGGTGGATGAGTTTT
This portion of the Lotus japonicus ecotype B-129 chromosome 3, LjGifu_v1.2 genome encodes:
- the LOC130745878 gene encoding uncharacterized protein LOC130745878 encodes the protein MAMALLSLNHTLTPSLFPSPSPKPKPAPSSPFLVSLRPLPRFPRHAVRMAPEEEKMTRRSPLDFPIEWERPKPGRRPDIFPQFSPMKTPLPPPIADPPEEDEEEEEKKEEEEEEDPDKEESDKPEQ